A part of Lacibacter sp. H407 genomic DNA contains:
- the nagA gene encoding N-acetylglucosamine-6-phosphate deacetylase: MLAFYNGTIFTGDRFVNGHAVLVNKGLIEAVLPAADLPADIDRYDLQGNVLVPAFIDLQLYGGNGLLFSQALNEEAIVATDAYCVSGGCTRFLLTMATNSIDIFLQGIDVAKNFLHKNPNSGLLGLHLEGPYINPVKRGAHLLEHIKQPTLDEVKLLLEKSKGIVKMMTLAPEQCSDEVIQLLLDNNVIVSAGHSNATYQQATEGFNKGITTATHLFNAMSPLQGRELGMVGAIYDHATAHSSIVCDGFHTSFAAVRISKKMMQERLFLITDAVTETSEGAYQHVLKDDRYVLPDGTLSGSALTMIKAVSNCINQAGIEFDEALRMASLYPARAAQLQGLGKIEEGFKADLIVLSNERKIKAAFRNGVFCN; the protein is encoded by the coding sequence ATGCTGGCATTTTACAACGGAACAATTTTTACGGGCGATCGTTTTGTCAACGGCCATGCAGTGTTGGTAAACAAGGGGCTGATTGAAGCGGTATTGCCAGCAGCTGATCTTCCTGCTGATATCGATCGTTACGATCTGCAGGGAAATGTGTTAGTGCCTGCGTTTATTGATCTGCAATTGTATGGCGGCAACGGATTGCTGTTTTCACAAGCGTTGAATGAAGAAGCAATCGTTGCAACAGATGCTTATTGTGTAAGCGGGGGTTGTACACGTTTCCTGTTAACGATGGCCACCAACAGTATCGACATTTTTCTGCAAGGGATTGATGTTGCAAAAAATTTTCTGCATAAAAATCCAAACAGTGGTTTGTTGGGATTACATCTGGAAGGACCGTACATTAATCCGGTAAAACGTGGCGCACATTTATTGGAACACATCAAACAACCCACACTTGATGAAGTAAAATTATTGCTGGAGAAAAGTAAAGGCATTGTAAAGATGATGACGCTTGCACCTGAACAATGCAGTGATGAAGTGATTCAACTGTTGCTTGATAACAACGTCATTGTTTCAGCCGGGCATAGTAATGCAACGTATCAACAGGCAACTGAAGGTTTTAACAAAGGCATTACAACTGCAACGCATTTATTCAATGCGATGTCTCCATTGCAGGGAAGAGAATTAGGAATGGTGGGTGCCATTTATGATCATGCAACTGCACACAGCAGTATTGTGTGTGATGGTTTTCATACATCGTTTGCGGCTGTACGTATCAGCAAAAAAATGATGCAGGAGCGTTTGTTTTTAATTACCGATGCAGTAACCGAAACAAGCGAAGGGGCTTATCAACATGTATTGAAAGATGATCGTTATGTATTACCTGATGGAACATTGTCTGGTTCTGCACTAACCATGATAAAAGCAGTGAGCAATTGTATCAACCAAGCGGGTATTGAATTTGATGAAGCGTTACGTATGGCTTCGCTTTATCCGGCACGGGCAGCACAGCTGCAGGGTTTAGGGAAAATTGAAGAGGGATTTAAAGCTGATCTTATTGTTCTTTCCAACGAACGAAAAATTAAAGCAGCGTTTCGCAACGGTGTTTTTTGTAATTGA
- a CDS encoding YoaK family protein produces the protein MLRKFSNSRTLGDNIRLGVLTAFSAGMVNIASLLLFFSFSSNITGHFAILASELVKGNLYQGAVVFAWIFLFFFGSFVSNMFVIHLNKRNAYVAHALPVVLEILCLVAVGTYGSFFYKETLAETETLLSLMLFAMGLQNGLTASISNFAVKTTHLTGTTTDLGILFSMFTRKEYRQNKELRGKAKLLLSIAAGYLVGAVASGFTYMYMGFGLFYVVSLFLVVVIFYDFYKLKLSRYLSNKRSKMETEQLETIAKPLPNIPEHKKKRTQEEVPAY, from the coding sequence ATGCTCAGGAAATTCAGTAACAGCAGAACGTTGGGAGATAACATCAGGCTTGGAGTTTTAACCGCATTTTCAGCAGGGATGGTCAATATTGCATCATTGCTATTGTTCTTCTCGTTCAGCTCCAACATTACAGGACACTTCGCCATCCTTGCATCGGAATTAGTGAAAGGAAACTTATATCAGGGAGCGGTGGTGTTTGCCTGGATCTTCCTGTTTTTCTTTGGAAGTTTTGTATCCAACATGTTCGTGATACACTTGAATAAACGCAATGCGTATGTAGCGCATGCATTGCCTGTAGTATTAGAAATACTTTGCCTGGTGGCCGTTGGTACCTATGGATCATTTTTTTATAAAGAGACATTAGCTGAAACAGAAACGTTGTTATCTCTCATGCTGTTTGCAATGGGTTTGCAGAATGGGTTAACTGCCAGCATTTCCAACTTTGCAGTTAAAACAACTCACCTTACCGGTACAACAACTGATCTTGGTATTCTCTTTTCGATGTTTACACGAAAAGAATACCGCCAGAACAAAGAGTTAAGAGGAAAAGCAAAACTGTTACTGTCCATAGCAGCCGGTTATCTGGTGGGTGCAGTAGCATCAGGCTTTACGTACATGTACATGGGCTTTGGTTTGTTTTATGTAGTGAGTTTATTTTTGGTGGTGGTGATCTTCTATGATTTCTACAAATTAAAATTATCACGCTACCTGAGCAATAAACGATCAAAAATGGAAACGGAACAATTGGAAACAATTGCCAAACCACTTCCAAACATACCGGAACATAAAAAGAAACGAACGCAGGAAGAAGTGCCCGCCTATTAA
- a CDS encoding ATP-binding protein — MKIQVKTMLILLTAFLTIILLFSGFVYLSVSNYSYEDFYKLLEIRAVTAAKVELDQDEGAAQAGIKDLRNEFFEKLPQEQDRFFRISPGESFAEEAKTIGIPVSFFNNVLSDGKAEFSKNGMFYKAIRYKSKQGEYVVVASAQNYFELHHSAYLRRTLVFAIIAAFLFSALIALYFAKFVFRPLRKITDSVKEISSENLHLRLDQTKSNDELAELTRTFNNMLDRIETSFETQNNFVSNASHELRTPLTAIIGEADVTLSKVRKTEEYIETITVILDEAEKLDRKTKALLFLAQTGFNGKSQKFDKVRIDQLLWDVKETIEKINPRSNIHIDMSLLPENPSKLKVKGNEQLLHLALSNIISNACKYSDYKVVHVSIGASDQNVFVIIKDQGIGIPDSELKYIYDPFFRASNTLKYEGYGIGLPLTRNIIRLHQGEIIVSSIMQQGTTVQINLPVGQYEL; from the coding sequence ATGAAGATACAGGTCAAGACCATGCTCATTCTGTTAACAGCTTTTTTAACCATCATTTTGCTGTTTAGCGGATTTGTGTACCTCTCAGTTTCAAACTATTCCTACGAAGATTTTTACAAGCTGCTGGAAATTCGTGCCGTTACTGCAGCCAAAGTTGAACTTGATCAGGACGAAGGCGCCGCACAAGCCGGTATCAAAGATCTGCGGAACGAATTTTTCGAAAAACTTCCGCAGGAACAGGATCGGTTTTTTCGCATATCACCGGGCGAATCATTTGCTGAAGAAGCAAAAACAATTGGTATCCCGGTTTCTTTTTTTAATAATGTGCTGAGCGATGGCAAAGCAGAGTTCAGCAAAAACGGAATGTTTTACAAAGCCATCCGTTATAAGAGTAAACAAGGCGAGTATGTAGTAGTGGCATCAGCACAAAATTATTTTGAACTGCATCACTCTGCCTATCTGCGCCGTACTCTTGTGTTTGCCATAATTGCTGCATTTTTATTCTCTGCACTTATTGCGTTGTATTTTGCAAAATTTGTATTCCGCCCGTTGCGAAAAATTACAGACAGTGTGAAAGAAATCAGTTCTGAAAATCTGCATCTGCGTCTCGATCAAACTAAAAGCAATGATGAATTGGCAGAACTTACACGAACGTTCAACAATATGCTTGACCGTATTGAAACATCATTTGAAACACAAAACAATTTTGTAAGTAATGCATCTCATGAGTTACGTACACCATTAACAGCCATTATTGGTGAAGCAGATGTAACCTTATCCAAAGTGCGGAAAACTGAAGAGTATATTGAAACCATCACCGTAATTCTTGATGAAGCTGAAAAACTGGATCGAAAAACCAAGGCCTTGCTCTTCCTTGCGCAAACAGGTTTTAACGGTAAGAGTCAGAAGTTTGACAAAGTGCGGATCGATCAGTTACTATGGGATGTAAAAGAAACGATCGAAAAAATAAATCCCCGCAGTAATATTCATATTGATATGAGTTTGCTGCCTGAAAATCCTTCTAAGTTAAAAGTAAAAGGCAACGAACAGTTACTGCATCTTGCATTGAGCAATATTATCAGTAATGCATGTAAGTACAGCGATTATAAAGTGGTACATGTATCGATCGGCGCCTCCGATCAAAATGTATTCGTCATTATAAAAGACCAGGGCATTGGTATTCCTGATAGTGAGCTGAAATATATTTATGATCCGTTCTTCCGGGCATCGAATACACTCAAGTATGAAGGGTATGGCATCGGGTTGCCGCTTACACGAAACATCATCCGTCTTCACCAGGGAGAGATCATTGTTTCGTCCATTATGCAGCAGGGAACTACTGTGCAGATCAATCTTCCGGTAGGGCAATACGAATTGTAA
- a CDS encoding response regulator transcription factor: MKKILLVEDETHVVSFIKKGLTEEGFDVTVAFDGTTGLQLFDANYFDIVILDIMLPDKNGLEVCREIRKTNNSIPVLFLTALGTAENIVLGLETGADDYLVKPFKFIELVARIRTLLRRSSDNSNSLPEIQEEHVYRFADLELNDYTKTVTRDGKVISLTTTEYRLLLYFMKNKNKVLSRIDILEEVWGVNFDIGTNVVDVYVNYLRKKIDSYADQKLIHTVIGMGYVLKDNG, encoded by the coding sequence ATGAAAAAAATATTACTGGTTGAAGATGAAACACATGTTGTTTCGTTTATCAAAAAAGGACTTACTGAGGAAGGGTTTGATGTAACAGTTGCATTTGATGGCACCACAGGGCTACAGCTGTTTGATGCCAATTATTTTGACATAGTGATCCTCGATATAATGTTGCCCGATAAAAACGGGCTGGAAGTTTGCCGGGAGATCCGTAAAACCAACAACTCCATACCGGTTCTTTTTCTAACAGCACTGGGCACTGCAGAAAACATTGTGCTGGGCCTTGAAACTGGTGCTGATGATTATCTCGTAAAACCATTTAAGTTTATTGAACTGGTAGCCCGCATCCGAACATTGCTTCGCCGCTCATCAGACAATTCAAACTCGTTGCCCGAAATACAGGAAGAGCATGTATATCGGTTTGCTGATCTGGAGCTGAATGATTATACCAAAACAGTTACACGTGATGGTAAGGTGATTTCACTTACCACAACCGAATACAGGTTGTTGCTGTATTTCATGAAGAATAAAAACAAAGTGCTTTCACGCATTGATATACTGGAAGAAGTGTGGGGTGTAAATTTTGACATCGGCACCAATGTGGTGGATGTATATGTAAATTACCTCCGCAAGAAAATCGACAGCTATGCCGATCAAAAACTCATTCACACTGTTATAGGAATGGGATACGTGTTGAAGGATAACGGATAA
- a CDS encoding S41 family peptidase translates to MKNITFFTLLILGYLLSSCSATGNLNYTPERKYSPDQLREDVEVMEKALKENHPSLYWYSSKEEVDASFQNAYTRLNDSLNEIQFRTIVAETLFPIRCGHTSVRFSKNYYNYTEGRRLKTFPLLAKVIDDSSLVVTINLNRRDSIIRVGTPLLSINGLSARSIIDSMLPLVSIDGNAKNFSYQNLSNNFTTYYNMRFGLQKNYAVEFIGFNGLSRQLNLPVYDPQADTLRRRPFTSTIPAPAPPTPTITDRERRLQRTRSFNIDSTGTFASLRINSFSTSLSKHYLKKSFRQLKKKQIQHLVIDVRNNGGGLIKTSLCLTRLIKQEPFIYADSIYATHRKLRTDARVYKRFIYNLGLFFLSKKKNDSMYAFKYFNNKQYSPLKNRYTGQVYVLTGGYSFSATTLFAAAVKGQKNVTIVGEETGGGYYGNNGVFIPEMILPNSKMRVRIPLYRIVNNKNYPKDGKGVLPDVEVKASAESIRRNIDPKMEKALELIMQRKS, encoded by the coding sequence ATGAAGAACATCACCTTTTTTACGTTGCTGATCCTTGGCTATCTGCTCTCGTCCTGTTCCGCAACGGGTAATCTTAACTATACACCTGAACGGAAATACAGTCCCGATCAGTTGCGGGAAGATGTGGAGGTAATGGAAAAAGCGTTGAAAGAAAATCACCCATCGCTTTATTGGTATTCATCAAAAGAAGAAGTGGATGCTTCTTTTCAAAATGCATATACTCGACTCAATGATTCGCTCAATGAAATTCAGTTCAGGACCATTGTAGCAGAAACATTGTTCCCCATTCGTTGCGGACATACCAGTGTGCGGTTCTCAAAAAACTATTACAACTATACAGAAGGAAGACGTTTAAAAACCTTTCCCTTGTTGGCGAAAGTAATTGATGATTCATCGTTGGTCGTAACCATCAACCTCAATCGCAGAGATTCCATTATCCGGGTAGGTACACCCTTACTTTCCATCAATGGTTTATCAGCAAGATCGATCATTGATTCAATGCTGCCGTTGGTATCGATCGATGGGAATGCAAAAAATTTCAGTTATCAAAACCTCAGCAATAATTTCACTACGTATTACAATATGCGTTTTGGATTACAGAAGAATTATGCTGTTGAATTTATTGGGTTCAATGGACTGAGCCGGCAATTAAACTTGCCTGTATATGATCCGCAAGCCGATACGTTACGACGCAGACCTTTTACTTCTACTATTCCTGCGCCGGCTCCGCCAACTCCCACCATAACTGATCGGGAGCGCCGTTTACAACGCACACGAAGTTTCAATATTGATTCAACGGGTACATTCGCTTCGTTACGCATCAACAGCTTCAGCACCAGTTTGAGTAAACATTATTTGAAAAAAAGTTTTCGTCAGTTAAAAAAGAAACAGATTCAACACTTAGTAATCGATGTGCGTAACAACGGCGGTGGATTAATTAAAACATCACTTTGTCTTACCAGGCTTATCAAACAGGAGCCGTTTATTTATGCTGATTCCATTTATGCAACACATCGAAAACTTCGAACCGATGCACGGGTGTACAAGCGATTCATTTATAACCTTGGTTTGTTTTTTCTGAGTAAGAAGAAAAACGACAGCATGTATGCGTTTAAATATTTTAATAATAAACAGTACAGCCCGTTAAAAAACAGATATACCGGACAGGTTTATGTACTCACCGGCGGTTATTCATTTTCTGCTACTACATTATTTGCTGCCGCTGTAAAAGGACAAAAGAATGTAACGATTGTGGGCGAAGAAACCGGCGGTGGTTATTATGGAAACAATGGAGTGTTTATTCCGGAAATGATTTTGCCGAACAGTAAAATGCGTGTACGTATACCGCTGTACCGTATCGTGAATAATAAAAATTATCCCAAAGACGGGAAGGGTGTGCTGCCCGATGTGGAAGTGAAAGCCAGTGCAGAAAGCATTCGCCGTAACATTGATCCCAAAATGGAGAAAGCACTGGAGCTGATCATGCAACGGAAAAGCTGA
- the thiL gene encoding thiamine-phosphate kinase has translation MSEERTELSTLGEFGLIEHLTKNIEHQNASTILGVGDDAAVIDHFGKQTVVTTDLLMEGVHFDLMYTPLKHLGYKSVVVNVSDIYAMNATPTQITVSIAVSNRFSLEALEEFYDGVYVACEEYGVDLVGGDTTSSQKGFVISVTAIGEVAPDKFVKRSTAKVNDLICVTGYLGGAYLGLLLLEREKKIFLETKGVQPDLENRDYIVGRLLKPEARKDIIEFFEKENIVPTAMMDISDGLSSEVLHICKQSGVGAVLYEDKLPVHPDAKEFAYKLEIDPTACALSGGEDYELIFTLSQADYDKIKDVNGIRVVGYVAEQKEGAHILTRGGNKYALTAQGWNAFGK, from the coding sequence ATGAGTGAAGAACGTACAGAACTATCAACCCTCGGTGAATTTGGCTTGATAGAGCATCTTACAAAAAATATTGAGCATCAGAACGCATCTACTATTTTGGGTGTGGGCGATGATGCAGCTGTGATCGATCATTTCGGAAAACAAACGGTGGTAACAACTGATCTTTTGATGGAAGGTGTCCATTTTGATTTGATGTACACGCCATTGAAACACCTCGGTTACAAAAGTGTAGTGGTGAATGTGAGCGACATCTATGCCATGAATGCAACACCTACCCAAATTACCGTGAGCATTGCAGTGAGCAACCGTTTCAGCCTGGAAGCGCTGGAAGAATTTTATGACGGCGTGTATGTGGCCTGTGAAGAATACGGAGTAGACCTTGTTGGTGGCGATACCACTTCTTCCCAAAAAGGATTTGTGATCAGCGTTACTGCCATTGGCGAAGTGGCGCCTGACAAATTTGTAAAACGCAGCACAGCTAAAGTGAATGATCTCATTTGCGTGACCGGTTATCTCGGTGGTGCCTATTTGGGCTTGCTTTTGCTGGAACGTGAAAAGAAAATCTTTCTTGAAACAAAAGGCGTACAACCCGACTTAGAAAACCGGGATTATATTGTTGGACGTTTATTAAAGCCGGAAGCACGAAAAGACATCATTGAGTTTTTTGAAAAAGAAAATATTGTTCCTACTGCAATGATGGACATCAGCGATGGACTCAGCAGCGAAGTATTACATATCTGCAAGCAAAGCGGAGTAGGTGCTGTCTTGTACGAAGACAAGTTGCCCGTACATCCGGATGCAAAAGAATTTGCGTATAAGTTAGAGATCGATCCTACCGCCTGTGCTTTAAGTGGCGGTGAAGATTATGAATTGATCTTTACATTGTCGCAAGCAGATTATGATAAAATAAAAGATGTCAATGGCATTCGTGTGGTAGGATATGTGGCCGAACAAAAAGAAGGCGCTCACATTCTTACCAGAGGCGGTAATAAATATGCATTAACAGCTCAGGGCTGGAATGCATTTGGAAAATAA
- a CDS encoding four helix bundle protein produces MDKNELKKRTKELAVQTGWLCMKLPVNLINKSHIAQLVRCSASSGANYRAACRAKSKADFINKLRIVEEELDESMFFYELLAEFNHEFKSELRVLYKEANELLSIIIVSINTSLKNIEADKQKAVKNLKS; encoded by the coding sequence ATGGATAAAAACGAATTAAAAAAGCGCACAAAAGAATTAGCAGTACAAACTGGCTGGTTATGTATGAAACTACCGGTTAACTTGATCAACAAGTCGCACATTGCTCAGCTTGTAAGATGTTCAGCATCAAGCGGAGCAAATTACAGGGCTGCTTGCAGGGCTAAATCAAAAGCAGATTTTATTAATAAGCTACGAATAGTAGAAGAAGAACTGGACGAAAGCATGTTCTTTTACGAACTGCTGGCAGAATTCAATCATGAATTTAAAAGCGAATTAAGAGTATTATACAAAGAAGCGAACGAGTTGCTCTCAATTATAATTGTATCAATCAACACCTCGCTGAAGAATATTGAAGCTGACAAACAAAAAGCTGTAAAGAATCTGAAATCGTAA
- a CDS encoding inositol monophosphatase family protein, with amino-acid sequence MLKQTLIEATKAGAAQLTHFFNNEFAVHHKEGVNNLVTEADHAAERAIFEVIRKNFPEHYILSEEAGEIVQDSSYKWIIDPIDGTVNFANGIPICCVSIAVEHGGKMILGAVYNPFMNEFFFAERGQGAYLNDKQIHVSNQDQLIKACLVTGFPYTYLDMPNGPLQVFERFIRKGVPVRRLGSAAVDLCWVAAGRFDGFYEHKLQAWDSAAGFLMVEEAGGTVTDFEGTHYSPYQPHLVATNGKIHQELLEVVNNKKVL; translated from the coding sequence ATGCTTAAACAAACCCTCATTGAAGCCACAAAGGCTGGCGCAGCACAACTCACTCATTTTTTCAACAACGAGTTTGCAGTTCATCACAAAGAAGGCGTCAACAATCTTGTAACCGAAGCCGATCATGCAGCTGAACGGGCTATTTTTGAAGTGATCCGGAAAAATTTTCCTGAACATTATATATTAAGTGAAGAAGCCGGCGAAATTGTACAAGACTCTTCCTACAAATGGATCATCGATCCAATTGATGGTACGGTCAACTTTGCCAACGGTATACCCATTTGTTGTGTAAGTATTGCAGTGGAGCACGGAGGGAAAATGATTTTAGGTGCTGTGTACAATCCATTCATGAACGAATTCTTTTTTGCAGAACGTGGTCAAGGCGCTTATCTCAACGATAAACAGATCCATGTGAGCAATCAGGATCAACTCATCAAAGCCTGTTTGGTAACCGGTTTCCCTTATACGTATCTGGATATGCCGAATGGTCCGTTGCAGGTGTTTGAGCGTTTCATTCGCAAAGGAGTGCCCGTTCGCCGATTAGGAAGTGCTGCCGTTGATCTGTGTTGGGTCGCTGCCGGTCGCTTTGATGGTTTTTATGAACATAAATTACAAGCATGGGATAGCGCTGCCGGTTTTTTAATGGTGGAAGAAGCAGGCGGTACTGTTACCGATTTCGAAGGCACTCACTACTCGCCGTATCAACCGCATTTGGTTGCAACGAACGGGAAAATACATCAGGAGTTGTTGGAGGTGGTGAATAATAAAAAGGTATTGTAA
- a CDS encoding glycosyltransferase family 2 protein: MQLSIIIVNYNVKFFLEQCLLSVHKAVDGMEAEVLVVDNASTDGSREYLEPKFKNTCFIWNIENVGFGKACNQALKHARGEYILFLNPDTVVPEDCFEACISFFKQTTNAGALGIRMLDGSGKFLPESKRSFPSPATSFYKLSGLSYIFPHSKTFGRYHLGYLNEHQNHEVDVLAGAFMMIPKKVLDEVGSFDESFFMYGEDVDLSYRIQKAGYKNYYFSERSILHFKGESTKKASANYVRMFYDAMSRFVQKHYSSSSAGLFTTLINAAIWVRAFMSLVKRFIQRVGLPLLDAALIFFSYLLSKFVWTKFVRPEIVYQNKLLWISFIVFSFLFLIVSYYTGLYDKQFRYKNLWRSTFISLLIILAAYSLLPEEYRFSRGMVLMGSFFSYVLLYVWRRLLLKTDVLERAVEEDDYFSLVAGTEEDLQKVNNLLHQYGRTQTIQGFVSPLNEEHALGNVAELQQLLQNTPANELILCQSNSLSFAQIIELYEQTGKQVKLRLHAEGSESIIASDSKNEAGEVLHHQHYRLSQSVNLRLKRLIDLCSSLFFLLSFPIHFIIHKNPVGFLQNSLQVFFNQKTWIGFSAMRPQLPVIHPSILGPAGLPHSRYTLKEEGLLLADEWYAREYEPLYDLKIIFTNYQKLGSK; the protein is encoded by the coding sequence ATGCAACTTTCCATTATCATCGTCAATTACAATGTCAAATTCTTCCTGGAGCAGTGTTTGCTTTCGGTGCACAAGGCTGTGGATGGCATGGAAGCAGAGGTGTTGGTGGTGGATAATGCGTCAACCGATGGAAGCCGTGAATACCTGGAACCAAAATTCAAGAACACTTGTTTTATATGGAATATTGAAAATGTTGGTTTTGGAAAGGCGTGCAATCAGGCATTGAAACATGCAAGGGGTGAGTATATTTTGTTTCTCAACCCCGATACGGTTGTGCCGGAAGATTGCTTTGAAGCATGTATCTCGTTTTTCAAACAAACAACAAATGCCGGGGCATTAGGCATCCGCATGCTGGATGGAAGTGGCAAGTTTTTACCGGAGAGCAAGCGCTCATTTCCATCGCCCGCCACTTCGTTTTATAAATTGAGCGGATTATCGTACATCTTCCCGCATTCAAAAACCTTTGGCCGCTATCATCTTGGCTATTTGAATGAACATCAAAATCATGAAGTAGATGTATTGGCAGGTGCGTTTATGATGATTCCGAAAAAAGTGCTGGATGAGGTTGGAAGTTTTGATGAGAGCTTTTTCATGTATGGAGAAGATGTGGACCTGAGTTATCGCATTCAAAAAGCCGGATACAAGAACTATTATTTCAGCGAACGATCTATTCTTCACTTTAAAGGGGAGAGTACCAAAAAAGCATCAGCGAATTATGTGCGGATGTTTTACGATGCAATGAGCAGGTTTGTACAAAAACATTATTCATCGTCCAGTGCCGGATTGTTTACAACGCTCATCAATGCCGCAATTTGGGTAAGAGCGTTCATGAGTTTAGTAAAGCGGTTTATTCAACGTGTGGGACTTCCGCTGTTAGATGCAGCGCTGATCTTTTTCAGTTACCTGCTGTCGAAATTTGTATGGACGAAATTTGTTCGTCCGGAAATTGTGTATCAAAACAAATTATTATGGATCTCGTTCATCGTTTTCTCCTTCCTGTTTTTAATTGTGAGTTATTACACAGGGTTGTACGATAAACAGTTTCGATATAAAAATCTCTGGCGCTCCACGTTTATTTCATTGCTCATCATTCTGGCAGCTTATTCATTGTTGCCGGAAGAATATCGTTTTTCAAGAGGGATGGTGTTGATGGGTTCATTTTTCAGTTATGTGCTGTTGTATGTATGGCGAAGGCTGTTACTGAAAACAGATGTTTTGGAAAGAGCAGTGGAAGAAGATGATTATTTTTCATTGGTTGCCGGCACGGAAGAAGATCTGCAAAAAGTAAACAATCTGCTGCATCAATACGGACGAACACAAACCATACAGGGTTTTGTGAGTCCGTTGAACGAAGAGCATGCATTGGGAAACGTTGCCGAGTTACAACAGTTGTTGCAAAATACACCAGCAAATGAACTCATCCTTTGCCAGAGCAATTCACTTTCGTTTGCACAGATCATTGAGTTGTATGAACAAACAGGCAAGCAGGTAAAACTCCGGTTACACGCCGAAGGAAGTGAAAGCATAATTGCCAGCGATTCGAAAAACGAAGCAGGCGAGGTGTTGCATCATCAACATTATCGTTTATCACAATCGGTGAACCTGCGTTTAAAACGGTTGATCGATCTATGCAGTTCATTATTTTTTTTATTGAGTTTTCCAATTCATTTTATCATTCATAAAAATCCGGTTGGGTTCTTGCAAAATAGTCTTCAGGTATTCTTCAACCAAAAAACGTGGATCGGGTTTTCAGCTATGCGTCCGCAATTGCCGGTAATACATCCATCAATACTTGGCCCTGCGGGTTTACCTCACAGCCGATATACATTAAAAGAAGAAGGGTTGTTATTGGCCGACGAATGGTATGCAAGGGAATATGAACCGCTTTACGACCTGAAGATCATCTTTACGAATTATCAAAAATTAGGCAGTAAGTAA